From a single Maniola hyperantus chromosome 3, iAphHyp1.2, whole genome shotgun sequence genomic region:
- the Hs3st-A gene encoding heparan sulfate glucosamine 3-O-sulfotransferase 1, with protein MESRVQMSQTLPSKHHRPEAYRSCSQSLPLDILWLPRSSFRPAEGELADCVLVVGVSRPKLAAALLSVTLLSLFLTFHVLYDSALYSIQAASMASAASEGRKILQSQESGRSISHPMALRKRLKTPRAPRPARRLPQALIVGVRKCGTRALLEMLYLHPMVQKASGEVHFFDRDENYALGLEWYRSKMPLSFKGQITIEKSPSYFVTPEVPERVRAMNSSVRLLLIVREPVTRAISDYTQLRSRATPSAPAVSLVSHPLPDAAKPFEHLALAPDGSINIAYRPIAISLYHAYFHRWLEVFPREQILVVNGDQLIEDPVPQLRRIEKFLGLEHKIGRKNFYFNETKGFYCLRNDTTDKCLRETKGRKHPRVDPAVVTKLRKFFVQHNQRFYDLIGEDLGWPED; from the exons ATGGAGTCGCGAGTGCAGATGAGTCAGACGCTGCCGAGCAAGCATCACCGACCGGAAGCCTATAGAAGCTGCTCGCAGTCCTTGCCTCTTGATATTCT ATGGTTGCCGCGGTCGTCGTTTCGGCCGGCGGAGGGCGAGCTGGCAGACTGCGTGCTGGTGGTCGGAGTGTCGCGGCCAAAACTCGCCGCGGCCCTCCTCTCGGTCACGCTGCTCTCTCTCTTTCTCACCTTTCACGTCCTTTACGACAGCGCTCTCTACAGCATTCAA GCGGCGAGCATGGCGTCAGCTGCCAGCGAGGGCCGCAAGATATTACAGAGCCAAGAAAGCGGTCGTTCAATAAGCCACCCAATGGCCTTAAGAAAAAGGTTGAAAACGCCTCGAGCTCCGAGGCCTGCCCGCCGACTCCCCCAG GCTTTAATAGTAGGAGTACGTAAATGTGGAACGCGCGCTCTTTTGGAGATGCTCTACCTTCACCCGATGGTCCAGAAGGCGTCAGGAGAAGTCCACTTTTTTGATCGTGACGAAAACTATGCCCTCGGTTTAGAGTGGTATCGAAGTAAAATGCCGCTTTCTTTTAAAGGGCAAATAACAATAGAAAAAAGTCCGAGCTACTTCGTTACCCCCGAA GTGCCTGAGAGAGTACGCGCAATGAACTCCTCAGTCAGACTTCTCCTTATAGTAAGGGAGCCAGTGACTCGTGCAATATCCGACTACACTCAGCTACGCAGTCGAGCTACGCCGTCGGCTCCCGCAGTTTCACTCGTGAGCCATCCATTGCCCGATGCTGCGAAACCATTTGAGCATCTTGCGTTAGCGCCGGATGGCTCTATCAACATCGCGTACAG ACCGATAGCAATATCTCTATATCACGCCTATTTTCATCGATGGCTGGAAGTATTCCCTCGTGAACAGATCTTGGTGGTCAACGGAGACCAGTTGATAGAGGATCCGGTTCCGCAGCTGCGGCGAATCGAGAAATTTCTAGGACTTGAACATAAAATTG GAAGAAAAAACTTCTACTTCAACGAAACTAAAGGATTCTACTGCCTGCGTAACGACACCACGGACAAGTGCTTGCGGGAAACAAAAGGACGTAAGCACCCTCGGGTAGACCCCGCAGTTGTCACAAAATTACGAAAGTTTTTTGTACAACACAACCAGCGGTTTTATGATTTAATCGGAGAGGATCTCGGCTGGCCCGAGGACTAA